A window of Thermococcus sp. MV5 contains these coding sequences:
- a CDS encoding biotin-dependent carboxyltransferase family protein, with protein sequence MIELVNVPSLITVQDLGRRKYQSFGVPVSGVMDEVSARLANYLVGNEDNTPLLEFVLRGPTIKFHSSAVFAVGGDVEVKLNGQPIKPWGSYWAKRGDILEIDTLKSGMYGYIAFAGGIACEPILGSCSTYLRAKFGKALSSGDKLKLGYAILTGKEGKQLPEEFVPKYEKENIVRVILGPQEEHFTKKGMETFLTSEYTVTSESDRMGYRLEGPMIEHSDKGADIITDAIPLGSIQVPKNGKPIIMLADRQTTGGYAKIAIVTKVDIPKVAQTRPGGKIRFKAISVEKAQEALRRQEKFMEAIKFFLRGEMRAYKVKTFGKGIIAFTKIEKKR encoded by the coding sequence ATGATAGAACTCGTCAATGTGCCTTCCTTAATTACAGTACAGGACTTAGGAAGAAGAAAATATCAGAGTTTTGGAGTTCCCGTTAGTGGCGTGATGGATGAGGTTTCTGCAAGACTAGCAAACTATCTTGTAGGTAATGAAGATAACACTCCACTTTTAGAGTTCGTATTAAGAGGGCCTACCATAAAGTTCCATTCCTCGGCGGTCTTTGCAGTAGGTGGGGATGTAGAAGTAAAGCTTAATGGCCAGCCAATAAAACCATGGGGGAGCTATTGGGCAAAAAGAGGAGATATACTTGAGATAGACACCCTTAAATCCGGAATGTATGGCTATATAGCGTTTGCCGGAGGAATTGCATGCGAGCCAATTTTAGGGAGTTGCTCCACGTACTTAAGAGCAAAATTTGGAAAAGCCCTGAGTTCTGGAGATAAGCTCAAACTTGGTTATGCAATTTTAACTGGCAAAGAAGGAAAACAGCTACCAGAAGAATTTGTTCCAAAATATGAAAAGGAAAATATAGTTAGAGTTATCCTTGGCCCTCAAGAGGAACACTTCACCAAAAAAGGCATGGAGACCTTCTTAACATCAGAATATACCGTAACTTCTGAATCCGATAGAATGGGTTATCGCTTGGAGGGACCAATGATAGAGCACTCGGATAAAGGAGCTGACATAATAACAGATGCCATCCCCCTTGGCTCGATTCAAGTACCAAAAAATGGAAAACCGATCATAATGCTCGCAGATAGACAGACTACTGGAGGCTATGCAAAAATAGCCATAGTCACAAAGGTAGATATTCCAAAAGTTGCCCAAACAAGACCCGGAGGGAAGATTAGATTCAAAGCAATCAGTGTTGAAAAAGCTCAAGAAGCTTTGAGACGACAAGAAAAGTTCATGGAAGCGATAAAATTCTTTCTCCGTGGAGAGATGAGAGCATATAAAGTGAAAACTTTTGGAAAAGGGATAATAGCATTTACAAAGATAGAAAAGAAGAGGTGA
- a CDS encoding sodium:solute symporter codes for METWQIATIIIFFYSVLVIGIGAWAGRILKKSMEDFYILGRKGSTIVTFLATAATYHSAFAFLTSVAVFATAGITFWIAASAWTLLAGIFMYLVGPRIWRIGKARGHMTPADMLSDFYDSKIIGVITAIVMALFIIAYIVVQAVGLGIILDVASQGHIPYQWASLILILVAAVYLFLGGLRAAYWTDVLQGIWMYLGIFVAALIIVGKLVPGGFTALMDSVRTVNPKLLTMNWTPQKTLGAILIYGPGLMLLQHLWIKYYIAKDEKTLKTSAVGTAIYLSTYYIAAALIGLSAAVANTRGIPGVLEAGFISTLKAQYGSADAVAAVMIYKLLHPVLAGFLLAGATAAAMSTLDSFLGSTSMILVRDIYQKYIKPDAEEGHYVLVSRIFMIIWALVGWYFALLKPGLIFDIASIACAGGLQFLPLLLPAIIPGTKKYINKNGALVGLIVGSFLAAFLSPQIGGKIGFLTVEHPAVAGLVAVIINVIVALVLSAITKPSEKELKIMEEYKEILAKI; via the coding sequence ATGGAAACCTGGCAGATTGCTACCATTATAATATTTTTCTATAGTGTGCTTGTGATAGGCATCGGGGCCTGGGCAGGAAGGATTTTAAAAAAATCCATGGAAGACTTCTATATTCTTGGTAGAAAAGGTAGTACAATTGTAACATTTCTCGCAACTGCGGCAACTTATCATAGTGCGTTTGCGTTCTTAACTAGTGTAGCAGTTTTTGCAACTGCTGGCATAACATTTTGGATTGCAGCTTCTGCTTGGACACTTCTTGCAGGAATTTTCATGTATCTGGTTGGACCAAGAATATGGAGAATAGGAAAGGCTAGAGGACACATGACTCCTGCAGATATGTTAAGCGACTTTTACGACAGCAAGATTATTGGAGTAATAACTGCAATTGTCATGGCTCTTTTTATAATTGCGTATATAGTGGTCCAAGCTGTTGGTCTCGGAATAATTCTTGATGTAGCAAGCCAAGGCCATATTCCTTACCAGTGGGCTTCATTAATATTGATACTTGTAGCAGCTGTTTATCTCTTCCTTGGTGGACTCAGGGCAGCTTATTGGACTGATGTACTTCAAGGGATTTGGATGTATCTCGGCATATTTGTTGCCGCACTTATCATTGTTGGCAAGCTTGTACCGGGAGGCTTCACAGCACTTATGGACTCTGTTAGGACTGTTAATCCAAAACTATTAACTATGAACTGGACACCACAGAAAACACTTGGTGCAATTTTAATATATGGTCCTGGCCTCATGCTACTCCAGCACCTTTGGATTAAGTACTATATAGCAAAAGACGAAAAAACACTTAAAACGTCCGCTGTTGGGACAGCAATTTACTTAAGCACTTATTACATCGCTGCAGCTCTTATAGGACTTTCAGCTGCTGTTGCAAACACAAGGGGAATTCCAGGAGTTCTTGAAGCCGGATTTATCTCAACATTAAAAGCCCAATATGGAAGTGCTGATGCGGTTGCAGCCGTGATGATATACAAGCTCCTTCACCCGGTTTTAGCTGGATTCTTACTTGCAGGTGCTACTGCAGCTGCAATGTCAACCCTTGATTCATTCTTGGGTTCAACCTCGATGATTCTAGTCAGAGACATCTATCAGAAATATATCAAGCCAGATGCAGAGGAAGGCCATTATGTCCTTGTGAGCAGAATATTCATGATAATCTGGGCTCTTGTAGGATGGTACTTTGCCCTTCTTAAACCAGGATTAATATTCGATATAGCTTCAATTGCATGTGCTGGTGGATTACAGTTCTTACCTCTCCTCCTTCCAGCAATAATTCCAGGAACAAAGAAATACATAAATAAAAACGGGGCTCTTGTAGGATTAATAGTTGGGAGTTTTCTTGCAGCATTCCTCTCACCTCAGATTGGCGGAAAAATTGGCTTCTTAACTGTTGAACACCCTGCTGTTGCAGGCCTTGTAGCAGTTATCATTAATGTAATAGTTGCACTAGTACTCTCAGCTATAACAAAACCAAGCGAAAAAGAGCTTAAAATCATGGAGGAATACAAGGAGATACTTGCAAAAATTTAA
- a CDS encoding DNA recombination protein RmuC → MSPIDVLSIILFIVVLLVMAYVLTKLTKTENRIDEINKKVDDFQMEMSALIEGAVAKTFQNSADVLKSLFASAITENSNIIKGAFATSLKELGIQEDLGKLSEASNDLKRITSDLKSMFQVKQSRAKFGELQLETLLKDIFPSSRLHFQKNIGSGTPDACIVVEDSIYLCIDSKFPLENFKRYSEAESESDKKNYWKEFVNDVRNHVKSIKTKYVGKENTLNFALMFVPSDTIFYHLISESPDIVVDAAKLGVVLTSPSTLPAYLSLVSARIQAQEISKRAEDIQKKLVMMGEYIEDLGRNLNTLFGHVNRASNKIHDVKSSFDKLRNFHIAVSGFEEVEWEG, encoded by the coding sequence ATGTCTCCCATAGACGTGTTGAGCATTATATTGTTTATTGTTGTTCTGTTAGTTATGGCATATGTACTCACCAAACTAACAAAGACAGAAAACAGAATTGATGAGATTAACAAAAAAGTTGATGATTTTCAAATGGAAATGTCAGCTCTAATTGAGGGCGCTGTTGCCAAAACCTTTCAGAACTCGGCAGATGTTCTCAAAAGTCTTTTTGCTTCAGCAATAACGGAGAACTCTAACATTATAAAAGGTGCCTTTGCAACATCTCTAAAGGAACTAGGAATTCAAGAAGATCTTGGAAAGCTGAGTGAGGCTTCAAATGATCTCAAGAGAATAACTTCTGACCTGAAGAGCATGTTTCAAGTAAAGCAATCACGAGCAAAGTTCGGTGAGCTCCAGCTTGAGACCTTGCTGAAGGATATCTTTCCGTCGAGTAGGCTACATTTCCAGAAGAACATAGGTTCCGGAACTCCTGATGCGTGTATTGTGGTGGAAGATAGCATATATCTCTGCATAGACTCTAAATTCCCACTTGAAAACTTCAAAAGATACAGTGAAGCAGAAAGTGAGAGTGATAAGAAGAATTACTGGAAAGAATTTGTTAATGACGTCAGAAACCATGTTAAGAGCATAAAGACCAAATATGTTGGAAAGGAAAATACCTTGAACTTTGCACTAATGTTTGTCCCATCAGACACCATTTTCTACCATCTCATCTCAGAGAGCCCCGACATTGTAGTAGATGCTGCCAAGTTAGGGGTTGTTCTGACATCTCCTTCGACGCTCCCAGCCTATCTGAGTCTTGTTTCTGCAAGGATTCAAGCTCAGGAGATCTCAAAAAGAGCTGAGGATATACAAAAGAAACTTGTAATGATGGGTGAATATATAGAAGATCTTGGCAGGAATCTGAATACGCTTTTTGGCCATGTAAACAGAGCATCCAATAAGATTCACGATGTAAAATCGTCATTTGATAAGTTGAGGAATTTTCATATCGCAGTTAGTGGATTTGAGGAGGTGGAATGGGAGGGGTAA
- a CDS encoding NAD(P)-dependent glycerol-1-phosphate dehydrogenase, which translates to MHLMELPREVLLGEDLKDKVSQVARRLKLGENTLILYGPKTKEIAGKDVEKHLKNSFNVRNLVIKEASMREVQKTLEVIENENIKWLLGVGGGSVIDVAKLASFKAGIPFISFPTTASHDGIASANASIKDLNAKTSIKARPPVAIIADVNVIKTAPYRYLAAGVGDMISNLTAVKDWELAHKIKGEYFSEYAASLSLMSAKMVIKNANIIRLGNEESVRKVIKGLISSGVAMSIAGSSRPASGAEHLFSHALDAIAPKPALHGEQCGVGTIIMAYLHGLKWQKIRETLKRVGAPTNAYELGIDPEFIIEALTIAHTIRPERYTILGKDGLTKEAAEKAAKVTGVI; encoded by the coding sequence ATGCATTTAATGGAGTTACCTCGGGAAGTTCTTCTTGGAGAGGACTTGAAGGATAAAGTCAGTCAAGTGGCTAGAAGGTTAAAATTAGGGGAAAATACCCTGATTCTTTATGGGCCTAAAACAAAAGAGATAGCAGGAAAGGATGTTGAAAAACATTTGAAAAATTCGTTTAATGTAAGGAATCTGGTGATAAAAGAGGCTTCAATGAGAGAGGTGCAAAAAACTTTAGAGGTTATTGAAAATGAAAATATTAAGTGGCTTCTGGGAGTAGGCGGAGGGAGTGTAATCGATGTCGCTAAACTTGCTTCATTTAAAGCAGGCATCCCCTTCATAAGCTTCCCAACAACAGCTTCTCATGATGGGATAGCGAGTGCAAATGCTTCGATAAAGGATCTTAATGCCAAGACCTCTATAAAAGCACGTCCACCTGTAGCTATTATTGCGGATGTTAATGTTATAAAGACCGCTCCTTATCGGTATCTTGCAGCCGGGGTTGGAGACATGATAAGTAACCTGACTGCAGTGAAAGACTGGGAACTTGCACACAAAATAAAGGGAGAATATTTCAGCGAGTATGCAGCTTCTTTGTCTCTTATGAGTGCTAAAATGGTAATCAAGAATGCTAACATAATAAGATTGGGTAACGAGGAGAGTGTTCGGAAAGTCATAAAAGGTCTCATCTCAAGTGGTGTTGCAATGAGTATAGCAGGTTCATCAAGGCCTGCCAGTGGAGCTGAACATCTATTTAGCCATGCATTGGATGCAATAGCTCCAAAACCTGCATTACATGGGGAACAATGTGGAGTTGGAACAATAATAATGGCATACTTACACGGTCTGAAGTGGCAAAAAATTAGAGAAACCTTAAAGAGGGTTGGGGCACCAACTAATGCATATGAACTGGGAATTGACCCGGAGTTTATAATAGAGGCTTTGACTATTGCTCATACTATACGGCCTGAAAGGTATACTATCTTGGGCAAAGATGGATTAACAAAAGAGGCTGCTGAAAAAGCAGCCAAGGTAACCGGAGTAATATGA
- a CDS encoding DUF63 family protein, whose product MGIAEVFQRYFIDPIKYNKGYNIVNTLTYALILGLASLGVYKILKKLNIKYNNAFFRALMPYMILGAFGRALTDATIIPRTYLTVTPGIYILVFTITFSALLTTHKLFEDWQKVFLYFGWSLVGMESLLLLFNIDKVDFNLTVLKYFVPFATIALITIYLLSKKIWLVKENSYLFYAHFYDATTTFVGVDFLGYWEQHVVPRYLMELTGTAAVMYLLKFAVLMIALYLMEKLEESESDKELMDFIKMVMFILGFAPGTRNLLRMLMGV is encoded by the coding sequence ATGGGAATTGCGGAAGTCTTTCAGAGATACTTTATAGATCCAATAAAATACAACAAAGGGTATAATATCGTTAACACATTAACATATGCCTTAATTCTTGGATTGGCTTCTCTAGGAGTTTATAAAATTTTAAAAAAGCTCAATATAAAGTATAACAACGCTTTCTTTAGGGCCCTTATGCCCTACATGATTCTGGGAGCCTTTGGACGAGCCCTTACCGATGCAACCATAATACCTAGAACGTATCTCACAGTCACGCCAGGGATTTACATTCTTGTATTTACAATAACGTTCTCTGCCTTATTAACAACCCACAAGCTTTTTGAAGATTGGCAGAAGGTCTTCTTATACTTTGGGTGGAGTCTCGTTGGAATGGAGAGTTTACTCCTACTATTTAATATTGATAAAGTCGATTTTAACCTCACAGTCTTAAAATACTTTGTTCCATTTGCAACGATAGCTCTCATAACAATATATCTACTTTCAAAAAAGATCTGGCTGGTTAAAGAAAACTCTTACCTCTTCTATGCTCATTTCTATGATGCCACAACAACATTTGTAGGCGTTGACTTCTTGGGGTACTGGGAGCAACATGTAGTTCCAAGATACCTGATGGAACTTACAGGAACTGCTGCAGTGATGTATTTATTGAAGTTTGCTGTATTAATGATTGCTTTATATCTCATGGAGAAATTAGAAGAAAGTGAAAGTGACAAAGAGCTTATGGACTTCATAAAGATGGTAATGTTCATCCTCGGCTTTGCCCCCGGTACTAGGAACCTTTTGAGAATGCTCATGGGGGTTTAG
- a CDS encoding HAD family hydrolase: protein MEIPNYGRIMARTVVFDLNGTLGVEGKVKADVKELLKELSEKYEIVVLSSDTFGTLKDEFNELDIKIERVKDGNEKLQKALEYEPYIGVGNGNNDVRMLENAELAICVIGEEGASVEALLASDIVVKDIKDAINLLLNEKRLIATLRG, encoded by the coding sequence ATGGAAATCCCGAACTATGGAAGAATAATGGCAAGGACAGTTGTATTTGATTTGAATGGAACACTGGGAGTTGAAGGAAAAGTAAAAGCAGACGTTAAAGAACTCTTAAAAGAACTTAGTGAAAAATATGAAATCGTGGTATTAAGCTCCGACACATTCGGAACCTTGAAAGATGAATTCAATGAACTTGATATAAAGATAGAAAGGGTTAAAGATGGCAACGAAAAGCTTCAGAAGGCCCTTGAATATGAGCCTTACATTGGCGTGGGCAATGGAAACAACGACGTTAGAATGCTTGAAAACGCTGAACTTGCCATTTGTGTAATAGGAGAAGAAGGAGCAAGTGTTGAGGCCCTTCTGGCTAGTGATATCGTGGTTAAAGACATTAAAGATGCGATCAATCTGTTGTTAAATGAAAAAAGACTAATAGCGACTCTTAGAGGTTAA
- the pxpB gene encoding 5-oxoprolinase subunit PxpB yields the protein MLPKFKPAGDSAIAIIFGNEISEEINKKVHAVAETIEHASPEWLVEVVPTYTSVYVYYDPIRISYSEIAEALKPFLSAEPKKEEKRIVKIPVVYGGTFGPDIEFVAQYNNLTIDEVIEIHSKPLYRVYMLGFLPGFAYLGGMDDRIATPRLEKPRLKVPAGSVGIAGKQTGWYAIESPGGWRLIGRTPLKTFDPHKKPPSIVKAGDYVKFVPISEEEFQEIYKDEWGEER from the coding sequence ATGCTCCCTAAGTTCAAACCCGCTGGTGATTCAGCGATAGCTATAATCTTTGGCAATGAAATTAGCGAAGAGATAAACAAGAAAGTGCACGCTGTGGCGGAAACAATAGAACATGCTTCTCCAGAATGGCTAGTTGAAGTTGTTCCCACATATACAAGCGTCTATGTGTATTATGATCCTATTAGAATTTCCTACTCTGAGATAGCAGAGGCCCTGAAGCCTTTTTTATCAGCCGAGCCTAAGAAAGAAGAAAAAAGAATAGTTAAAATACCCGTTGTCTATGGAGGAACCTTTGGCCCAGACATAGAGTTCGTTGCTCAATACAACAATCTCACCATAGATGAAGTCATAGAGATTCACTCAAAACCACTATATAGAGTCTATATGCTCGGATTTCTCCCTGGATTTGCGTATCTGGGTGGCATGGATGATAGAATAGCAACGCCTAGACTTGAGAAACCCCGTTTAAAAGTCCCTGCTGGAAGTGTGGGTATAGCTGGAAAACAAACGGGATGGTACGCAATAGAAAGCCCTGGAGGATGGAGACTCATTGGCAGAACTCCCTTAAAAACGTTTGACCCCCATAAAAAACCTCCAAGCATTGTAAAAGCTGGAGATTATGTAAAGTTTGTTCCTATAAGCGAAGAGGAATTTCAAGAGATTTACAAAGATGAATGGGGAGAAGAAAGATGA
- a CDS encoding LamB/YcsF family protein → MKIDLNSDLGESFGRYKLGLDEEVMKHITSANVACGWHAGDPLVMRNTVRLAKDMNVEVGAHPGYPDLMGFGRRYMDLTREEARNYILYQIGALYAFVKAEGLTLQHVKPHGALYNALVKDEELTRGILEGIADFDKNIIFVGLSMSKPLEIAEEMGLKVAHEVFADRAYNPDGTLVSRRKPGAVIHNKEEIAERVISMVKDGGVKAINGEWVELKADTICVHGDNPKAVEITAYIRKRLEEEGIKIVAMKELIW, encoded by the coding sequence ATGAAAATTGACCTTAATTCAGATCTTGGGGAAAGTTTTGGAAGGTATAAGCTAGGTCTCGATGAAGAGGTTATGAAGCACATAACCTCAGCCAACGTTGCCTGCGGATGGCACGCAGGAGATCCCCTAGTAATGAGAAATACTGTGAGACTCGCAAAAGACATGAACGTTGAAGTTGGCGCTCATCCAGGATATCCTGATCTTATGGGATTTGGAAGAAGATATATGGACCTTACAAGAGAAGAAGCCAGAAACTATATCCTGTATCAGATTGGAGCCTTATACGCATTTGTGAAAGCTGAAGGATTGACCCTGCAACATGTCAAACCTCATGGAGCACTCTACAATGCTCTTGTTAAAGATGAAGAACTTACAAGAGGTATTCTTGAAGGAATAGCTGATTTTGATAAAAACATAATCTTTGTCGGGCTTTCTATGTCAAAACCCTTAGAAATTGCAGAAGAAATGGGACTAAAAGTTGCTCATGAAGTTTTTGCAGATAGGGCCTACAACCCTGATGGAACCCTTGTTTCACGAAGAAAACCAGGTGCGGTAATCCACAATAAAGAGGAGATAGCCGAGAGAGTTATCTCCATGGTAAAGGATGGCGGAGTAAAAGCGATCAATGGGGAATGGGTTGAACTCAAAGCAGATACAATCTGTGTTCATGGGGATAATCCAAAAGCTGTGGAGATAACAGCATACATAAGAAAACGCCTCGAAGAGGAAGGAATTAAAATAGTTGCAATGAAAGAGTTGATATGGTGA
- a CDS encoding flavoprotein: protein MVAALRIAWGISGAGHLLLESVDVLEHLRDHHELKVFLSSAGEEVARIYGVLERIGNFPVVRESKQGHAFPSCGSFNLGKFDVFVISPATSNTVAKIRVGIADSLLSCCASQALKSKVPLIMVPTDSKPVVETKAPNGKVFKIYPRKVDLEHIKALKEEGVIILEHPYEVENILERFL from the coding sequence ATGGTGGCGGCGTTGAGAATTGCGTGGGGGATCAGTGGTGCAGGTCATTTGCTTCTGGAAAGTGTTGATGTACTGGAACACTTAAGGGATCACCATGAGCTTAAAGTGTTCCTTTCTTCAGCGGGTGAGGAAGTGGCCAGGATTTATGGGGTTCTTGAAAGGATAGGTAATTTTCCCGTTGTAAGGGAGTCAAAACAAGGACATGCATTTCCATCATGCGGCTCCTTCAATTTAGGTAAGTTTGACGTTTTTGTAATCTCTCCAGCGACATCGAATACGGTAGCCAAAATAAGAGTTGGAATTGCAGATTCTCTTCTTTCATGCTGTGCTTCACAGGCCTTAAAAAGCAAAGTTCCTTTGATAATGGTCCCCACAGATTCAAAACCTGTTGTTGAGACGAAGGCACCTAATGGTAAGGTTTTCAAAATATATCCAAGGAAAGTCGATCTTGAGCATATTAAGGCCTTGAAAGAGGAAGGAGTGATAATCCTAGAGCATCCCTACGAAGTAGAGAATATTTTGGAACGATTTCTGTGA
- the nikR gene encoding nickel-responsive transcriptional regulator NikR: MKIIRFGVSMPEDLLGKFDAIIEEKGYANRSEAIRDLVRDFIVRHEWEEGNKEVAGTITIVYNHDEADVVKELLEMQHDYVDEIISSLHVHMDEHNCLEVIVVKGEASRVKKIAERLISLKGVKHGKLVMTTTGKELV, from the coding sequence ATGAAGATAATCCGCTTTGGAGTTTCAATGCCTGAGGATTTACTTGGAAAGTTTGACGCAATAATAGAGGAAAAAGGTTATGCAAATAGAAGTGAGGCTATAAGAGATTTGGTTAGAGACTTTATAGTGCGGCACGAGTGGGAAGAGGGGAATAAAGAAGTGGCAGGTACTATAACGATAGTCTACAACCATGATGAGGCTGATGTGGTGAAGGAGCTTCTTGAGATGCAACATGACTACGTGGACGAGATCATTTCAAGTCTTCATGTTCACATGGATGAGCACAACTGTCTTGAAGTGATAGTGGTGAAGGGCGAAGCCAGCAGGGTGAAAAAGATAGCAGAACGATTGATAAGTTTAAAGGGGGTAAAACACGGGAAGCTGGTAATGACTACTACAGGCAAGGAACTGGTATGA
- a CDS encoding UPF0179 family protein, whose amino-acid sequence MTITLVGEKLAKPGVEFIYYGPADPCKSCRLARVCVGNLEQGRRYKVVRVRNIEHSCPLHEGKVRVVEVIEPAIEVAMEPRVAIVGSKIKLSFVECSDPEKQALTRPEGLFEGDIVKILEILDDFECDGKHYKVARVMREKE is encoded by the coding sequence ATGACAATCACGTTGGTTGGGGAAAAGCTTGCAAAACCGGGGGTTGAGTTCATTTATTATGGGCCAGCTGATCCCTGCAAAAGTTGTAGACTTGCAAGGGTTTGTGTAGGAAATTTGGAGCAAGGAAGGAGGTACAAGGTTGTACGAGTTAGAAACATAGAGCACTCCTGCCCACTGCACGAAGGTAAGGTTAGAGTGGTCGAGGTTATTGAGCCAGCAATAGAAGTAGCAATGGAACCACGAGTTGCAATAGTGGGTTCAAAAATAAAATTAAGCTTCGTTGAATGCAGTGATCCTGAAAAACAGGCCCTCACTAGGCCAGAAGGCCTCTTTGAGGGCGATATCGTCAAGATTCTTGAGATTTTAGATGATTTTGAATGCGATGGAAAGCACTACAAAGTTGCCCGTGTTATGCGGGAGAAAGAGTGA
- a CDS encoding type II toxin-antitoxin system VapC family toxin, with protein MLIIDAAIFIQGIDVEGITTPKVIEEVKDPESRLLLESLISAGKVRVMVPSKDSIEKIKEKAIETGELGELSDADIEILALAYELKGELFTDDYNLQNIATLLGLKFRTLKKGIRKVIKWRYVCVGCGKKFETQPSDDVCPDCGSKVRLLPKKKRKRRQRS; from the coding sequence ATGTTGATTATAGATGCAGCCATATTTATCCAGGGTATTGATGTAGAGGGCATTACAACCCCAAAGGTAATTGAAGAGGTTAAAGACCCAGAATCGAGACTTTTACTGGAAAGCCTCATTAGTGCAGGCAAAGTTAGAGTTATGGTGCCTTCAAAGGATAGCATTGAAAAAATTAAAGAAAAGGCTATTGAAACTGGTGAACTTGGAGAATTAAGTGATGCTGACATTGAAATACTGGCTCTAGCCTATGAACTTAAAGGAGAACTTTTTACTGATGATTATAACCTTCAGAACATTGCTACTCTTCTAGGGCTTAAGTTTAGGACTTTGAAAAAAGGTATAAGAAAAGTGATAAAGTGGCGTTATGTCTGCGTAGGGTGCGGGAAAAAGTTTGAAACTCAGCCTTCTGACGATGTATGTCCCGATTGTGGGAGTAAGGTTAGGCTTCTTCCTAAAAAGAAGAGGAAAAGGCGTCAGCGCTCATAG
- a CDS encoding ATP-binding protein yields MGALSMLFDPRPKEKREDIFDREQEIEMIKNSAKEYPITLILGIRRVGKSSLLKVVLNELKSGIYIDVRKLHFDSGGWITNESLLKAFENGLNSLSHPMKRELFKYLKRVKGVSIAGLQLNFEPEVSLSEILEALNKRSKIIIAFDEAQYLRFYGRRGGKEFLTLVAYAYDNLPNISFIFTGSEIGLLHDLIGVSDYESPLYGRIYNEITISPFSKELSIEFLRQGFVEARIKIREEEVEHAAELLGGIPGWLVEFGYNYIKTKSFENAIKGVMRKAEKFLEGELRELEKRSPRYILVLRAISMGFDRWTLIKEFLESKSGKVPNSRLAAILEALQKMSWINAEYRDGEKRYKIIDPVIERVIKERFNL; encoded by the coding sequence ATGGGGGCATTATCTATGTTATTTGACCCAAGACCTAAGGAAAAGAGAGAGGACATATTCGATAGGGAACAAGAGATAGAAATGATAAAAAATTCGGCTAAAGAATATCCAATTACCCTAATTTTAGGAATAAGGCGAGTAGGGAAGTCTTCTTTACTCAAGGTTGTATTGAATGAGTTAAAAAGTGGAATATACATAGACGTAAGAAAGCTTCACTTTGATTCTGGAGGGTGGATAACAAATGAGTCTCTATTAAAAGCCTTTGAAAATGGATTAAACTCCCTTAGCCATCCCATGAAAAGGGAACTCTTTAAGTACCTGAAAAGAGTGAAGGGAGTATCAATTGCAGGGCTTCAATTGAACTTTGAACCTGAAGTCTCACTCTCGGAGATTTTGGAGGCATTAAATAAACGCAGTAAGATTATCATAGCCTTTGATGAGGCCCAATATTTGAGGTTCTACGGACGGAGAGGAGGAAAGGAGTTCTTAACTCTTGTGGCTTACGCATACGACAATCTGCCAAATATAAGTTTTATCTTCACAGGGTCTGAAATAGGACTTTTGCATGATCTTATTGGCGTTTCAGATTATGAATCCCCACTGTATGGTAGGATATATAATGAGATTACTATCTCCCCCTTTTCCAAAGAACTCTCAATTGAATTCTTGAGACAGGGATTTGTTGAGGCGAGAATAAAAATAAGGGAAGAAGAAGTAGAGCATGCTGCAGAACTTTTAGGTGGAATTCCAGGCTGGTTAGTAGAGTTTGGATACAATTACATAAAAACGAAAAGTTTTGAAAATGCTATAAAAGGAGTAATGAGAAAAGCAGAAAAATTCCTCGAAGGTGAGTTAAGAGAACTTGAAAAGCGGAGTCCCAGGTATATCTTGGTGTTGAGGGCTATTTCAATGGGATTTGATAGATGGACACTCATAAAAGAATTTCTAGAGTCTAAGAGTGGTAAAGTGCCAAATTCACGACTAGCTGCTATTTTAGAGGCCCTTCAAAAGATGAGCTGGATTAATGCGGAATATAGGGATGGGGAAAAGAGATATAAAATAATTGATCCGGTTATTGAGAGGGTTATTAAAGAGCGTTTTAACCTCTAA